The following are from one region of the Biomphalaria glabrata chromosome 12, xgBioGlab47.1, whole genome shotgun sequence genome:
- the LOC106057938 gene encoding cilia- and flagella-associated protein 251-like isoform X3, with translation MSEAEDYQPTEEENAENEGDNQDTNLNSSEPFDDTKEEEGEINEDEINVVQITDGGGNPEDQIDNNTNQSGLDDDRLEEEEDIEKRAEENLGEEAEDQEVNENDFEEINDGDAQFDNAPEEQLDEFQSGEVTEVHNDLDNDDELIDQAQTDEEEANEEQNNLDQDEYTELNKESTEMVDNYQNIDENIEGNTFEDHDELYNETMEEHIDGEKTPELGGENDDYLEAEEEDEEKKEFDNNFDDTNLQALREFSEAFANQILIAAQNEEQRARERAELNYSESEKEDVENKGIQSTPTIDIQAEDYNTDQQIEISQEAEDQRTEADNDPSTTSLYEKDDKELPDMNKNANSLGNWGTNSPNNFPSPERSYSSIEGQMSTSALNIVWSFGLNRNVPVLNLSDGVRQAIMYSCAHVGIMYDYKNNKQHILQAHLNPITCSAVSQDKRWLVTGDVGPDAMVNIWDTYTGTPIQTMFDPNPKGGVVAVALTPDSRYLATLSALPIQTLAIWDWTVDGDVPICSADLKPEYGLQNFIAFDSTDVHHLVTNSESQVLFYNWEDSLIKYYAPPLSDSDFNKPVGRYSQSMFQIGIARALTATSIGNLVVWDNNRPLSMMYLKPEIDVWTGLPIMDVNQSADKKPLKIIKVHDKGINVLTNTDNYIVIGDTAGHIKFYDQCLRLIYWYQEFHSGPCTSISFAYMPDFVTVATEGSKYPSDATKQAKPFVIRDFIVGTSIAIYCSINTDGSKIKVIHREHDAAVHALAAHPKLPILAIGSYSGLLKLWNYRTKEVVASKIFEKCHIQCCAFDPKGFYIALGLTNGIVHLVDAVALLEQLKEPFRYAKDTITHITFSHNSQYLATADAGFTITVYKRQRKEGRSPYIWHGRYRSHYKPIKDLLFEIHLDTNQPKLLSLGEDRMLIEYDLNIHGKANKLMPIAFDRIEQAAIPQCMTKYPPITKENFFLTANDQYKLKCYNSTTKMCRKTVLGPTYGSPIRKMMVVPTDKDESRNRFLAYITDDKVGLHFLPATGNPHLAMALIAHPSGVSNLTCSFDGAYLFTAGGPDFAVHMWEINIAALSAQAKLGGEDLVPFYGLLEGGRDGELFAELEELFYYAQLRHQGINSLETRQISNRVPLTEVPYIMRAMGFYPSEQEIEDMLNEIKYDEYVNLGHYQEDIDLGGFIKLYVNHRPAFGLSAEKLLWAFETLAENVEPDKGGVIERGDFLNLLTNKGEHMTEEELTEHLTTLLGFNREGGSCEEEPLESDAAGAFIADTLPFDINAEILINEILGFSMTVDPPAKVDTKDVVKF, from the exons CTGAAAATGAAGGAGATAACCAAGATACTAATTTGAATAGCTCTGAGCCCTTTGATGACACTAAAGAGGaagaaggggaaataaatgAAGATGAAATAAATGTTGTACAAATTACTGATG GTGGAGGTAACCCAGAAGATCAGATTGATAACAATACTAATCAATCAGGTCTTGATGATGACAGGCTAGAGGAAGAAGAGGATATTGAGAAAAGAGCTGAGGAGAACTTGGGAGAAGAGGCAGAAGATCAAG AAGTGAATGAAAATGATTTTGAAGAAATCAATGATGGGGATGCCCAATTTGATAATGCACCTGAAGAACAGCTAGATGAATTTCAAAGTGGGGAAGTTACTGAAGTACATAATGATTTAGATAATGATGATGAACTAATTGATCAGGCCCAAACAGATGAGGAAG AAGCTAATGAAGAGcagaataatctagatcaagatgAATACACTGAACTAAATAAAGAATCAACAGAAATGGTGGATAATTATCAAAATATTGATGAGAATATTGAGGGAAACACATTTGAAGATCATGATGAACTATACAATGAGACCATGGAAGAACATATTGATGGAGAAAAAACACCAGAGCTTGGCGGCGAAAATGATGATTATCTAGAAGCTGAAGAGgaagatgaagaaaaaaaagaatttgataACAATTTTGATGATACAAACTTGCAAGCTCTGAGAGAATTTAGTGAGGCATTTGCTAACCAAATCTTAATTGCTGCTCAAAATGAAG AACAAAGAGCAAGGGAAAGAGCTGAGTTAAATTATTCAGAATCTGAAAAG GAAGATGTTGAAAATAAAGGTATCCAAAGTACACCTACAATTGACATCCAAGCAGAAGATTACAACACAGATCAACAGATTGAAATATCCCAAGAAGCTGAAGATCAAAGAACAGAGGCGGACAATGATCCTTCTACCACCAGTCTTTATGAAAAAGATGATAAA GAGTTGCCAGATATGAACAAAAATGCAA ATTCACTTGGTAATTGG GGAACCAACTCACCAAACAACTTTCCTTCTCCTGAGAGGTCATATTCTAGCATTGAAGGTCAAATGTCCACATCAGCTTTA AACATTGTCTGGTCATTTGGATTGAATCGTAATGTACCTGTCCTGAATCTGAGCGATGGTGTTCGTCAGGCTATCATGTATTCCTGTGCACATGTTGGTATCATGTATGACTACAAAAACAACAAGCAACATATTTTGCAAGCTCAT cTCAACCCAATAACATGTTCTGCTGTATCTCAAGATAAAAGATGGCTAGTAACAGGAGATGTTGGTCCTGATGCAATGGTGAACATTTGGGACACGTACACAGG GACTCCAATACAAACAATGTTTGATCCTAATCCAAAGGGAGGTGTAGTGGCAGTTGCTCTCACACCAGACTCAAGATATTTGGCTACACTTAGTGCATTACCAATACAG ACCTTAGCCATCTGGGACTGGACAGTGGATGGTGATGTGCCTATCTGTTCAGCTGATCTTAAACCAGAATATGGACTTCAGAACTTCATTGCATTTGATTCAACAGATGTTCACCATTTAGTTACCAACAGTGAAAGTCAGGTGCTATTTTATAACTGG gaAGACAGCTTAATTAAGTATTATGCACCACCACTTAGTGACAGTGATTTCAACAAACCTGTCGGTCGCTATAGCCAATCCATGTTTCAAATTGGAATAGCAAGGGCTTTAACCGCTACCTCTATTGGAAACTTGGTTGTTTGGGATAACAACAGACCCTTGTCAATGA tGTACCTTAAACCAGAAATTGATGTGTGGACAGGACTACCTA TCATGGATGTCAACCAAAGTGCCGACAAAAAGCCTTTAAAGATTATCAAAGTTCATGACAAAGGAATCAATGTTCTAACAAATACTGACAA ttatattgTAATTGGCGATACAGCAGGTCATATCAAGTTCTATGATCAGTGCCTGCGTCTCATTTATTG GTATCAAGAATTTCATTCTGGTCCATGTACATCGATTTCTTTTGCCTATATGCCAGATTTTGTCACAGT AGCTACAGAGGGCAGTAAATATCCTTCAGATGCCACAAAGCAAGCCAAACCTTTTGTGATTAGAGATTTCATTGTAGGAACCTCAATTGCAATTTACTGCAGTATCAACACAGATGGATCCAAAATCAAAGTCATCCATAGAGAGCATGATGCTGCAGTGCATGCTTTGGCTGCCCATCCAAAATT ACCCATTCTGGCTATCGGCAGTTACTCTGGTTTACTGAAACTCTGGAACTATAGAACAAA AGAAGTCGTGGCTTCAAAGATATTTGAAAAATGTCACATTCAGTGCTGTGCTTTTGACCCAAAAGGATTTTATATAG CTTTAGGCTTAACAAATGGAATAGTTCATCTTGTGGACGCAGTTGCTTTGTTGGAACAACTTAAAGAACCTTTCAGATATGCCAAAGATACAATTACACACATCACTTTCAGCCATAATTCACAATATTTGGCAACAGCA gaTGCTGGCTTTACAATAACTGTTTATAAAAGACAGCGTAAAGAAGGACGTAGTCCATATATATGGCATGGCCGGTATAGGTCTCATTATAAACCTATCAAGGATTTACTTTTTGAAATTCATCTGGATACAAACCAGCCTAAACTCTTGTCTTTAGGAGAAGACAGAATGctt ATTGAGTATGATCTAAATATTCACGGCAAAGCCAATAAGTTGATGCCTATTGCCTTTGACAGAATAGAGCAGGCTGCCATCCCACAGTGCATGACTAAATACCCACCAATTACAAAAGAGAATTTCTTCCTAACTGCAAATGATCAG TACAAATTGAAATGTTATAACAGCACAACAAAGATGTGCAGAAAAACTGTCTTGGGACCAACATATGGCTCTCCTATAAGAAA AATGATGGTTGTTCCTACTGACAAGGATGAGAGTAGAAATAGATTTTTGGCTTACATCACTGATGATAAAGTTGGACTCCATTTTCTGCCAGCCACTGGCAATCCACATTTGGCAATGGCTTTGATTGCGCATCCTAGTGGT gTGTCCAACCTGACTTGTAGTTTTGATGGTGCTTACCTGTTTACTGCTGGAGGACCAGACTTTGCTGTTCATATGTGGGAAATCAATATTGC AGCTTTAAGTGCACAGGCCAAATTGGGAGGTGAAGATTTAGTTCCTTTCTATGGCCTTTTGGAAGGAGGACGAGATGGAGAACTATTTGCAGAACTGGAAGAGTTGTTTTATTATGCTCAACTGAGACA CCAAGGTATCAATTCTTTGGAAACAAGGCAAATCAGTAACAGAGTACCCCTCACTGAAGTGCCCTACATTATGAGAGCTATGGGATTTTACCCATCAGAACAGGAA ATTGAAGACATGTTGAATGAAATTAAGTATGATGAATATGTTAACTTAGGACACTACCAGGAGGATATTGACCTTGGAGGTTTTATTAAAC TCTATGTGAACCACAGACCTGCTTTTGGTTTATCTGCTGAGAAACTACTGTGGGCCTTCGAAACACTGGCAGAAAATGTTGAGCCTGATAAAGGTGGAGTCATTGAAAGAGGAGATTTTCTCAACCTGTTGACTAATAAAG GTGAGCACATGACAGAAGAGGAATTAACAGAGCACCTGACAACACTTCTGGGGTTTAACAGAGAGGGGGGCTCCTGTGAGGAGGAGCCATTGGAGTCTGATGCAGCAGGTGCTTTCATAGCAGACACTCTCCCATTTGATATCAATGCTGAAATTTTAATCAATGAAATACTTGGATTCTCCATGACAGTTGACCCACCAGCCAAAGTGGACACAAAAGATGTAGTTAAATTTTGA